Sequence from the Coturnix japonica isolate 7356 chromosome Z, Coturnix japonica 2.1, whole genome shotgun sequence genome:
gctggtggcagtgctggaggatCCATGCAGTGGGGATGAGCAATGACCAACAGCCACAGTCCCAAAGTGAAGTACTGGTATATTAAAAATGTCACCATCCAGCTCTATTTACACAGATGACAAAAGGTCAGGGGATGCTTTGTCAGGGGCTAACCCTAAAAACCTCCATCATGGGGGCACATGACATTGCCAGCAGCCTGGATCTACCTCttaactgcattttctgtgtcCCCACGTTATTGATGGGGATAGGGGACAACATGGGAGCAGGGATTTCCCAACCCTGCAGCAGTCTGACCCGTCTGACGTAGGGCAGAGGGAGCAGATGGCCTGGCAGGCTGCTGCATTAACTCGGCTGAGTCCCCCGCGTTGGCAAACCTCATCCCATGTCCTGGGGATGGATTTGAGCctttgaagagaaaatgggTCCTCTCCCCAGCAGAATCAATGAGCTGAGTGCAGCTTTTAAaactccatccagcctggtgtGAGTTGCAAAGTTGTTTTTAACGCTGGGAGAATTCCtaaatttctttgtatttggaTGGATTTTAGGGCTTTTTtcaactttttattattattattattttttttttgccaggcTGGTTTTATCTCACTCAGCACTGAGTATCCTCACCTTAGCAGTGGGTGGGAGCAGCTCGGGGctccccagcaggcagcagctgcctggatCTGGCTGGGTTtgcaggcaggctgcaggcaggctgcacAGTCCACAGTCTCCACCTAGAGACCAGCAGAgcctctgctcagtgctgcaggaccCGTCCATGCCTGATACACGGTGATAAAGGGGAAGCTCCGTGCCCAGCCTGGGTGAGATGCTCTCCTGGGAGATGGTGGGACCTCAAACCACATCCTGAGCTTACGGGGGGGTTAAGCCCTGCCATGACCCGGCTCACTCTTCTTCCCACATCCTTGTGCTCAGCACGGCAAACACTGCCCTTTGCATTCTGATTTATCAAAGGGAATCAATAAGAATCAAAGAACAATTAAGGTCAGAAAGGACCTTCAGGATCGTAAATCCAACCATCAGCTGTCGGTTGATTCTCTAGTATTAATGCCACAATATTTATGTCCCCAAAAGGGATTCCAGCTCAATTTTACACTTCTGTAAAgtcttttgttttacagaagaCAAGACCAGGCTTATGAGCTTTACCACCTTCCCGGCTTTTCCTCTCCAGGGGGAGAGGAACATCCCCAGTCCAGCACAGTTCACACAAACACCAGTTTGACCCACACCTAAAGCCTCAGGATTTGAGTTCAGGTTTTCAAACCAGAGAGAGGCACAGAACTGAACCATGAAACAGCCCTTTCTGGAGTGTCAGGAGGTTAAGCCAACACGGCTCACCGGAACCTCTCAGGTCAAATGCTGTGTTTGAGCAAGCACGAGGCTGAAGAGCACAGAAGAATCCCTGCAAGGATATGCAGCAGGGATTATAATTGGGTATGCACTAGGGTATGCAACTGGTATGTAAGGGTATGTAAGCACGTGTGCAGGAGAGCATGCAACTGAGTATGCAGAAGGGCATGCAGAGTTGTATGCAGAAGGGCACACAGCTTGGTATACAGCAAGGTATGCAATAGGGAATGCATCCGGGCATGCAGAAAGGTGTGCAATAGCAATAGCCCGTCTGGCCCCTGGCTCTGAGATATCTCTAAATGAAGAGGCTTCATCTCAGGCCGAGTGCACGTGTGAGCCCTGCGATGGcttgtgctgggtgctgtgcagggatgcacctttcatttctattttattttatttatttattttcctaaggAAAGTATCAGCCTTCTGTTTGATGTGTTGTTGGGCGGGTTGCTAAGGGGAGCAGTGTAAGATTACAGCCCCAGTGATGTCCTCTCTAATAATACACTCCACTCTGCATAGCTCAGATGCAGACACATCTCAGCTATAAAGAGCACGGAGATTTCACCAGAGGAATACTCCAACTAATGTTACATGTAGAGGGTTTGTGGCATGCTGCTCAACACTTTCCcaccaaagagaaaagcacCACGGCCAGCAGAAGCCAGCAGCTGATGCTATGACAAGCAAAAATCTGCAGGAGCCTTCTATTTATCAACTACAAAGGGACCTACTGAGGGGCAGAGAAACCACATGTCTATACACTAAGACATTTTCCATGCCATTGTCTCACAAGGCCCCCAGTTCAGCTGTGTTCATCCCAAGATGAAGCCACCGATCACTCCTggtaacaaaacaaacccagtgAGGAGAAATCCCAAACTGAACCCAGTGAGGAGAAATCCCAGACCAAACTCAACCAGGAGTCCAAAGCAAACCCAATGAGGGGAAACTCCAAACTAAACTAAGCCCAGCACCAAGCTTGGGGtcagcagcatctccccagggctgcccagcCACCtaccccacagcatcccaatGAGTTCCCAGCATCCAAACtcaacagcagagctggaattGGGTACCAAGACACAGAGAGGGCTAAACGTAACCCAGGGTATTCCCAACATCCATCCTCTTGTTTCACACCAAGGCAAACACCACGAGACTTTGGCACTTTAAATGCATTGGCCCTGTCTCAGCCAGGAGGGGCTCATTAGAGGACCTGATGGCAGGGAGGGGATTCACAGCCATTTTGctcccaaaggaaaaagaaggacaAACAAGTCCATCCTGCCCAGACCTTCAAAACAGAGGCATCTGCCAGCACCATATGGGGGAGTGTGGCTCAGAGGGGCACTGCGATCCCGATTTATCACACCCTGGTGCAGTGAGCTCCTTAGGTCCGGGGATTGGATTAGTCTGAAAGGTGCTGGAGAGATAAAAATCCAGCCCCAGAGCAAATGTTCTGGTAGAGGTTTTTAATTAATGAGAAATGATCTAGAAATAGCTGTTGAAAAACATCTGTCTGATGGTGGAGAGGCCATGGCTGAAGCTTGGCAACAGTGGGTTTTCCTAAGCACTGCCCACTCCTCAGTTTCACAGCTTCTGTTCCCTGGACACAGGTCCTTCTCTAAATCTGAATGTGCCACAAAAACACTGATTTGGGGCTGACCAAAAAGCATAAGAGCCAAGTGCTTGCAGATCGTCACGATGCTTCACTATCAAAATGAAgtgctttctcatttttctttgatttctctgcagctttccaaaGCAGACACTGTGCTCCCTCCCTGCACCCCAAGCATAACGATCTGGGTTCCATGCTCCTGGGAAGCACTCAGAGACTCTATGGAGAAATGAGATCTATTATTTATCCTATACTCATGCCACAGTAGTCTGTATGTGAATCCATTCATTGCTGCACACGCTGCAGCACACATCAGCTCGCTGGGTCAGCTGGAAGGAgcttctgttttactttgttcCTTTGTCTGTTTCACTTGCTGATAAACATCACCAAAACACAAGACCAGATAATGACTTAACCTAAAGAACCTAATAACCAAATATTAAAACTCattcatgtttaaaaaatgacaaatatatttGTTACTTGGTGCTCAGCCATAAAATTGAACATAAGAAGCCCTCCTTCACCATACTCATAGGAAACACAAGTCATGTTAGCCGTGGAGATCCCTTCCCAATTACACTGTGGCTGTTGGGTGAGGAAGGAGCCATCCTGCAGTCCTTGGTGTGCTCTGGTACCCATGTTCACCCTCACCTGCATCCCCTCATCTTCACACCCACCCTCCTGATTCTCAGCCCTTCCAGAAGCCAAAGTCTCAAAATCACGATCAGGGGCTcagagaaaaatactgagagATACAAGAAACACAAGTTGGCTCTTGTGATGCATGTGTGAAAGGTACctgaagaaagcagctgagcagcctGGCTGGAGGATCCAGAACTACTACAAACAAGAGGGAAACGATGGCTGAGGGAGATGGAAGACCTGCCCATGGTAAAGGACTGATTGCTAGCACAGCAGAGCATTGAGTCTGATAGACAGCAGAACCAGAGTAGTGTCTATCAGCTTTCCTCTCATCTCCTCATGGAAATTTGTTGCCAAAAACCTACGTGTTTATAGACCAAGTTTCAATTtctgaaaaaaggaaacaaaaaaaaaacccacaaccaaacccaaccaaacacccccactgagtgctgctgaCGTGGGTGCTGCTGACCCACAGACCTCGAAGGCAGTGGAAATGGCAGAAGATGACAGCTAACCATTACGGATTGGCACCATCAGAACTGGAGAAACACTTCTCATCATGTGGGCTTGAAAGGAATTTGGTCAAAGCTCAGCTCCTGCCCAAAAGAACAGTAAGACCAAGGTGGGGTTGAAGCTGCAAGCACTTGACCAAATCATTCCATCTCTTTACCTGCAGCATGTTGAGGAGCAGGCTCCGGAACTTGGTTCCTTCCACCATGAAAAGGGCCATTTTGTCACAGAGCTTGGCGGCCGTGGAAGCAAAGCTGCGGTCTGTCACTGCTTTCTGGTAGATGGTTTTAACTATCTCCCCAAGCATCTCCTCAGAGTTGGTGGAGTTCTGAGCCTCCTCCATGAAGGTGGTCAGCTTGGAGTCAACGTCACTGCTGTTGTTACGCATGCTGTTAAGGATTTCAATTAATTTGtccattttgttcttttcaggaTGGGTGGTTTCCACCGTGACTTCGTCCTGGTCCGTGAAAAGGGAAAGACAAGGCGTCTGTTacacaaggagaaaacagatAGGTCAGCCCTTGTCCTTCCACAAAGtgcaaagggggaaaaggggttGGGAAGACATACAGACAGACCCAGAAAAATCAGAGCATCCTCATCTCAGCACTGAAAGACAGCAGTGTATGAGCCCCAACCCACAAGTATCTGGTTTCCTCATTTCCCCCAGTACTCAATCCCAGGTTCTTCCTCCTCAGCTCAGGGAGGTGTGCTCAGGGCTCCAAGCTGGAATGCCCAGCTCTGACTGCCATTCTGCCTTCTCCTGAGCATTTAATCAAGCATCTGTCCCTCCTTCCCCATGCatccagcctgctctgctcccttctcctcctgtAGTTCAATCTTCACACATACTGCACAGAGCAAATCTGGAGCAATTTGTTGGACAACCCCAGCGCCAAGTGACAGAGCAGTTGTGTtgatcacacacacacaaaagtggGTGCCTATCTTTCTTACAGGACTCTAAATGCACAAGACAGGCACTGAAGTGAATACTCTGAAAGTCTCTGCTCTACTCCCATTGctttaaataacataaaaataatgaacaaaatctCTTCCTCCCCCTCGTGCCACGTACTTAAATAGTAAAAGCACATGCACTCAAAGGTATACATTCCCAACATGCACTCCCATGGAACTGTATATGTTCAGCTTATTTTTGCTGCACATTTTGAAAGCCTCATTGGAGATACCCCCGCGAATACATTTTCCAGTCTGAAAGGAGAATCTCAAGAGAAGGAATCTGAGTTGCACAGGGGGCAAAGGAAGATATCATCTCCAAATTCCTCAGAAATCTGAGTCTGAATATTGTTTCCAAAAAGGATTTCTCCTCCGTCACTTGCAAGCCatggttttgttattgttgGGTTGttggaaggaaaggggaaagataAGGGAATTTCAATTCATTACTGAGATAAATGCATATCAACTTGAGAGCAGCCGACTGCAAACATTCATCACTCAAAGCACGGTATTTAGCTCTAGTTCTTTAATTGCAGACACAAATTGCCTCTGTTAGACCtctttgtgtgtgcatgagCTCTGCAGACTGAAGGCAGTCTGCTGAGATCACTGCTGAGGAGGGAGAGCACACGAGGTAACTTGAAGGGCCCCATCCTTGCAATTGATGGAAGAGTTCCTGATCCTGGAAAGCTCCCACAGGGAGCAACCTCATCAAATGAGCCTTAACACTGCATCAATAAGGGGCCTCCCAAAGAAGCACAAAGACACGTCAAGAGAAGAGCTGGCATCAGGAGATCAAGAGAAGTTGCATGCACTCATGGAAAGGTCTCCTGAGCCCAACCCACCTCTGCATGGAGCATGGCCAACTGCCAGGCTCTTGGAGAAAGGGAAAGCCAAAATTCCCCTAAGAAATAATACCTTTTCTTTTAGTCTcctcctcagcctgtctttggaAGACTGAAGCAAGTTGATCTTGGGTCTCTCCCCAACACGCTCGTGAATGCCGTCCTTCCTCTTGGTCTCCACCTCCGGGCTGTATGGCTGGGACTGCTTCTCCACCGCCTCCGGACTGCGCTGTGTCTCCAACGGactgtgccctgtgctggtggAGGTGTCCTCGATTTTCAGATTCTCAGTCTCTTTGGTGTTCCTGTGCGTTTCTTTGTCGTTGGGCGAGTGCTTCTGGTTGTGGTGCCATCGCCGGTTCTGGCTGTAGCCGTGGTGGCCTGGTCTACCAGAGGAATGAGGGGCTTGGCCTCCTTGGTAGAGCTTCTGGTGGTCTCTGTTGTGTTTGGTACCACCTTGTTGATGGTCTGCGTGCTGCTGGGACTTGTTCCCACCAGGAAGCCTCTGCTGTCGCCTGAAAAGTCAAAGGAAGATGTTAGTACACTATTGCTGTGTGGACAGGTAGAAAAGCAACAAGAATGAGGGACACCTTTTCTGAGTAGGGTAGAAGAAACCGTATTTATCCATAAAATAGCTTAATTCATGCAATGCCTCTATCCCCAGAGGTGTCCACAGCCAcggatggagccctgggcagcctgagctggtagggGGCACCCACACCACTGCAGGGGTGGGGCTTTAGGGTCCTTTGTAACCCAAGCATTCCATAGTTCTTTGGTTCTGTGATCActagggtcccttccaactcaatcaTCCTATGGTCCTGTGACCTCTAAGGCCCCCTCCAACCCAATCATTCCATGCTTCTTTAGTTCTGTCATCACTGaaattccttccaacccaactactcagtggttctgtgatcttcaaggtcccttccacctaACCATTTTGAGGTTGTAGAATTCTATGGTAACATGACTTTGGTTTCTAGGAATATCTCTCCTATGCTCCTGTGTGAGATACTTCTTGCTTCCACACTGTGTTAGGGAAGAGTTGGCCAaccccagcccagcagtgggACATCACATAGGGAAGCAACTGGCTCCCAGCACAAAGCTGAGTGCTGGTGATGGCTGCGGCATGACAGACACGTGGGTTCTCAGTGGCAGGGGAAGGAATCTGTGCTCAGTCTCAAACCATCAGATCCGCTTTTCAGAGATAttcaatgttttctttgcaagctGAATGGCtgggaatgaaaacaaaacaggaaaaaaaaagaaaaaaaaaagtaaaaaaaggaGATGGGGAAAGCTTTCCTGTTTGCTGGAGACTACGAGAGTTTTATGAGTACAGATCCTCCACATAAAGTTTTCCTggcatttctttgtttcctctcaGCAATGCAATCACATAAACCACTTTGTGAAGTGCATGAAGAGCAACGCTTACGAAGAGGGGGATGTCAAAATAAGAGTTAGCTGTACCTCTTATTGAGCACTAAGCCCTCACATGCTCCAACGTGCACCAAGTTCTGCTGATGCAATTCAGCATTCCCTCACTGTGGTTTTGCTCCTCTCTTTTCTTCGGCATTGGAGTTAACTGTTTGGGTGCACTTTCAGCCTTGGGTGTTTGGTCAAATGTATTTACATTACAAGTATTTCACCGAATAGTTGTGCACATAGAAGAAATTCACACTCAAGTCCATGTGGAGGGGGAAAGGTTATTCAGTTTGGGGCTTTAATGATGAGATAGGGAGAGCAGAGGCAATGAGGACAGCTAAAAGGCAAAATTCACATGGCTGGGGCAGAGCAAATatgaacacaaaacaaagctctgCAGTCCCCGACCACAGGATGGAAAACACCAGAGTTAAACAagttagtggggaaaaaaatgcaagaaataaaaggcaaaggaaggaGAATGGCAAACAAGAAGCAGTGTCTGTGACTTGGCAGCAGCCTCAGGTCGAGACAATAATCCAGCGTTCCAGCAAAGACTCGTTCTGCGCTATTATCTTCCCAACACcccagcaaagaagaaaagccaagaaGAAATAGGACTCTTTGCAGAACAAAAAGccaaaggaggaagaaaagagccCAAAAGTCAAACTTTTATGTCTGCAGGGCATTGCAAAGCCTGGCAGACAGGGATGACCAGGGTGGAGGAGCTCCCAAGGCTGAGATCTTGGAAGGGGGGGTGAGATCAGAGCTTGGAGAAAGGCACATGATGGACACGAGAATGGGGATGACCTGCAGCTGGGTCCCTCCTGTTGGTTGGAGTAGGGGCTCACAGCTTGAAGACTTATGGGGTCCATGGATTGGATGGATGGCCCATGAGAGATGTTAGTCCTGAAGACAGGACCACGGTCAAGCTGAGGCACCTACACCTCTGGGCAGTGTTCATCCTGAAGTGTTGCATTAGAACAAATCAGCTGTGATAGAAGATTGACTTCCCCTGTTTACCTCACCCAAATGTTTTGCTGGGTGAAAAGAAAACTCTTCAGTCTTCCCAGTGATGATGGCACCAGCCCCGTCCCAAGCAAATGAACTCCTAAAAACCCCAACACGAGGCCCAAGGGAAAACCAATAAGCACCCAGGGATGCAGTCATCCCTTTGCTCTGTGGACAAAACCAGCCACGTAGCCTCACTCACTTCCATGCTCCACTAGGGAAGATGCTCCTGCTGCATCCCAGAGGTCCCCAGAGGTTTTCTGGGCCATGGAAAGGCAAACTGGATTTCTTCAGCTACATTAGCAAATTTCTTCAGCAAACATCCCAAAGCACGCTGTTTTCCAACCTGCTACTTTTTCATGTAATGCTGAAGAACTATTTTCAGTGACAATTCTAATTCAACTCAGAACTCCCACTGGGttcagtggggctggggattTGGGCATCAGTCAGTGTGGAAACTAAAGAGACATTCAGAGCTATAGAGCTCAGAGGTACTAAAAGCCTAGGGAAGGCAGTCAGGGTACTGGAAATTGGATGGCGGGGTTTGTGTTATTGTCTCtgcattgatttctttttaatttaattttttatttttattatttttattttaattaacaaaacGAGATACCTTTCAACAGAATTCAGATCTGACAAAtgtttgctctgctgcaggagcctATGCAAACAAATCTAAGGCTTCAGCTGTCACTGTGATTACAGCCTACGTGCTCAGAACTACAGAATTCCTACAAGTTTGACTACATCGCTTGCTCCCAAGGAGAGAGGCTGGAAGGCACAAGGCTGGGGAAAATAACTCCAGACATGTGCACAGCTGTGGTCTAACACACAGTTGCTCTGTCCCATCAGCTCTGCTTGTGTCCCTTGAGCTACACGTGCCCTCTGAGAGCCCTGTATATTGCTATtgttcagtgcagggagcaGTAGAGCACAGACGTGGCTACGTTCTATTCTTGCTATGACTGAGAGTGGGAAACACTCAAATAGGCTTGACGGTTCCACACAATTTAATCAAAAACCTCAAAATCCCCCAGAAAGCAACGACCACCAGCTCCAAGcatgaagaacacagaaattctgtgtgttttccttttggctttCTCTGTTTCAAACTGGTTTCGCTTGGCtccagtttcatttttgtttgcatttttctcagATGAGAAGGGAGCAAGTTGTCATGTtcacttctgaaagcaaaaatgaatttattcaCACGTCTTTTATGCCTTTCTGTCACTAAGGTTCATGTCTACCCCATTCACTATGAACAGCCCAAGTATATGGGCAGACGTGGTATTTTGGAAGCACTGAAAATCCACCAGtcaaaaaccacaaaaatcacagaaccatatgatcattaaggttggaaaagatcactaagatccccaagtccaaccctaacccatccccaccatgcccactgaccatgtccctcaagATGGAAGTGATCcatgaaagaaaagggaaacattaaaGGGCCTCGTACAGAGAAATCCAAGGAGTTCAAGCAGGAATACAGACAAAAAATGGAGTAGGGCTGATAGAAGGCATGGTTCTTCATCTTCTGCTATGGGGCGCTGATTGATCTGGCTTTGTTGGGCTGGAAGGACATGCACTAAGCCCATCTGAGCACTGAGAAGCAAATCTGGCCACTTCCAAAGTCCTCACAAGCTGCAGTGCCTGAGTCAGCTATTTTCTTCTGGGCTTCATGGAAACGAATCTTCAGGAGGAATTTAAATAGCTGTTTTGCAACACCAGCTTGGGAAAGACGTCCTAAATACAGATGGCATGTGAGATAGCTCTAAAACAGCTCTTCAAACACTTTGCTGGATCTCCCACAAATCATTAGGGACGTCCGGACATGGCCCATTGCACAAAGTGAGCAACCAGTGAGGAAGACAACCC
This genomic interval carries:
- the CTIF gene encoding CBP80/20-dependent translation initiation factor isoform X5 → MENSSVASASSEAGSSRSQEIEELERFIDSYVLEYQVQGLLTDKTEGDGESEKTQSNISQWTADCSEQLDGSCSPSRGKGSSSHQHKQEDWDHSSGGSAGSRPGSGSRCGSGSRSGRSSQFRHTTKNGNKEGSLDMLGTDIWAANTFDSFSGATWDLQPEKLDFSQFHRKLRNTSKHPLPHIDREGLGKGKYEDGDSINLNDIEKVLPAWQGYHPLPHEAEIAHTKKLFRRRRNDRRRQQRLPGGNKSQQHADHQQGGTKHNRDHQKLYQGGQAPHSSGRPGHHGYSQNRRWHHNQKHSPNDKETHRNTKETENLKIEDTSTSTGHSPLETQRSPEAVEKQSQPYSPEVETKRKDGIHERVGERPKINLLQSSKDRLRRRLKEKTPCLSLFTDQDEVTVETTHPEKNKMDKLIEILNSMRNNSSDVDSKLTTFMEEAQNSTNSEEMLGEIVKTIYQKAVTDRSFASTAAKLCDKMALFMVEGTKFRSLLLNMLQSL